In one Planctomycetia bacterium genomic region, the following are encoded:
- a CDS encoding phytanoyl-CoA dioxygenase family protein: MSAFRISDELWRKYQEDGYFIAEKLFDDEEIRLLGSIARAEHQQKERGVSRRDGQGGTIKLTVENELADNIYSAIVRSPRIVDSMEKLLGGEVYHFHHKMILKEPLTGGAWEWHQDYGYWYNNACLYPYLASCMIAVDRATKENGCLQVIKGSHHIGRIDHNKVGDQTGADMERVQQALEHLELVHCELEPGSAIFFHCNLLHCSAQNKSTNPRWAFICCYNAARNNPFKESRHPRYSFLEKWPDSRVREIGQRDLARLKG, encoded by the coding sequence ATGAGTGCGTTTCGAATCAGTGATGAACTATGGCGAAAGTATCAGGAAGATGGTTACTTCATTGCAGAGAAATTGTTCGATGATGAGGAAATACGTTTGCTTGGGAGCATTGCGCGCGCTGAGCATCAGCAAAAGGAACGGGGAGTCAGCAGGCGTGATGGCCAGGGTGGCACCATCAAACTGACAGTGGAAAACGAACTCGCAGACAACATCTACTCCGCCATTGTGCGAAGTCCTCGCATAGTTGATTCCATGGAGAAATTGTTAGGTGGCGAAGTATATCATTTTCATCACAAGATGATTCTGAAAGAACCTCTGACGGGTGGCGCCTGGGAATGGCATCAGGATTATGGCTACTGGTACAACAATGCTTGTTTGTATCCATACCTGGCCAGCTGCATGATTGCAGTTGATCGGGCTACGAAGGAAAACGGTTGTCTGCAGGTTATTAAAGGCTCACACCATATCGGAAGAATTGATCATAATAAGGTCGGTGACCAGACTGGCGCTGACATGGAAAGAGTTCAGCAAGCCCTGGAACATCTGGAACTGGTGCACTGTGAACTCGAACCTGGTTCTGCCATCTTCTTTCATTGCAACCTGCTGCATTGCTCGGCACAGAATAAAAGCACGAATCCTCGCTGGGCATTCATTTGCTGTTATAATGCTGCACGCAACAATCCCTTTAAGGAATCACGCCATCCACGATATTCCTTCCTGGAGAAATGGCCGGACAGTCGCGTCAGGGAAATTGGGCAACGCGATCTGGCACGCCTGAAGGGATAA